Proteins from one Cryptomeria japonica chromosome 4, Sugi_1.0, whole genome shotgun sequence genomic window:
- the LOC131874886 gene encoding leucine-rich repeat receptor-like serine/threonine-protein kinase BAM3 — protein MEYLDLSMNNFIGHLPKELFGLQNLRHLDLSGNYFEGEIPMDVGSVHTLNHLNLAGNEVFNSSLRWVEKLQELRYLSLESVVLNMTTWNLEATLSHIHHLHYLNLANCYLSGHIPNAIQNLTSLSHLILDENYLSSIVPSWLGNMPHLQELSLSENPSLNGDVVTVEFSDVIGAV, from the exons ATGGAGTATTTGGACCTAAGCATGAATAATTTCATTGGCCACCTACCCAAAG AATTATTTGGTCTCCAAAATCTGAGGCATCTAGATCTCTCTGGGAACTATTTTGAAGGTGAGATTCCTATGGATGTTGGCTCTGTACACACATTGAATCACCTCAACTTGGCTGGGAATGAAGTGTTTAACTCTAGTTTAAGGTGGGTGGAGAAGCTGCAAGAGCTGAGATATTTGTCTCTTGAAAGTGTAGTGCTAAATATGACAACTTGGAATTTGGAAGCAACCCTTTCTCATATCCATCATCTCCATTACCTAAACCTTGCCAATTGCTATCTATCAGGGCACATCCCCAATGCCATCCAAAACCTCACCTCCCTCTCCCATCTTATTTTAGATGAAAATTACCTTAGTTCTATAGTGCCTTCATGGTTGGGAAATATGCCTCATTTGCAAGAGCTTAGTTTGTCTGAAAACCCATCACTGAATGGAGATGTAG